Proteins encoded together in one Planctomyces sp. SH-PL14 window:
- a CDS encoding helix-turn-helix domain-containing protein, which translates to MAKKAVQVARQVANRWTPRLGVSFTPVSDFFLNNYHRLEMSHTEAMVVIHLVSFKWDDNAPFPALKTIGRRMGITSTSVRSHVRRLEEKGLLAREMQVGTTNRFHLQPLFARLEQLLALDEQREAERLAEERERMIRLGYPPPPV; encoded by the coding sequence ATGGCCAAGAAAGCCGTACAGGTCGCTCGGCAGGTGGCGAATCGCTGGACACCCCGGCTTGGGGTGAGTTTCACTCCGGTTTCAGATTTCTTCCTGAACAACTACCACCGCCTTGAGATGAGTCACACCGAGGCGATGGTGGTCATTCATTTGGTGTCGTTCAAGTGGGACGACAATGCCCCGTTTCCGGCATTGAAGACGATCGGTCGACGAATGGGGATCACGTCCACGTCCGTCCGTTCCCACGTTCGACGACTCGAAGAGAAAGGGCTCCTTGCTCGGGAGATGCAAGTCGGGACAACCAATCGCTTTCACCTTCAACCGCTGTTCGCCCGTCTAGAGCAACTGCTGGCGCTCGACGAACAGCGTGAGGCCGAGCGACTGGCAGAGGAACGGGAGCGAATGATTCGACTCGGGTATCCTCCCCCGCCCGTTTAA